Within the Candidatus Nitrospira nitrificans genome, the region CGAGGCAGCCATGGAGTGCTTCATTGCTCGATGGGCGCCAATCATGAGGCTCAATGTTCAGTCAAGCGATCAACAGTGGACATATTCCGACTCAGTCATGGAAGTTTTGTCCGTTGAGCCAAGCGAGATGGAATGAGTAGCATGAAACTCATGAGCAAGGGAAAAATCCAGTACGCACATGAGCGAGAAAATCGCATCATGTCACTCATGGCAGGTTTCCGGCCCGTCAGCAGATATTGGCTTTCACACCGAACCATATAAAAATAAATAACACAAACAAGCTGGCGACTGAGACGTCGATCTGCGGAAAGGAAAGACTTATGAGAATCGCGCAAGTGGCTCCATTGTGGGAAAGCGTCCCGCCCAAACTGTACGGGGGGACGGAACGAATCGTTTCGTATATTACGGAAGAGTTGGTCGCGCAGGGACATGACGTCACGCTGTTTGCCAGCGGCGACTCAGAAACAACCGCGCGGCTTGAAGCGATCTGCCCTCAGGCCCTCCGATTGAATACCGGCATCTTCAACCGGGACGCTCCGATGATGATGCTTCAGGAACGGGGCCTTGGAGCGGCGCGGGGCTTTGATATCATCCATTCCCATCTGGATTTCATCGGATTCCCGCTGGCACGGAGGAACACCATTCCGGTTGTCACGACCTTGCACGGCCGGCAGGATTTGCCCGAATTGGAACCGGTCTTCCGTGAATTCTCGGAAATGCCCTTGGTGTCCATTTCAGACGCCCAGCGCAAACCGTTGCCTTGGGCCAATTGGGCGGCGACGATCCACCATGGTCTTCCTCGAAATCTCTATGCGTTTCATCCTCAGGCGCAGGGGTATCTGGCCTTTTTGGGGAGAATTTCCCCTGAAAAACGTCCGGACCACGCGATCGAAATCGCCAAACGGGCCGGCCTTCCCCTGCGGATTGCGGCAAAGGTCGATCCTGCCGATCAGAATTACTTCGAAGCTGAGATTGAGCCGTTGCTCAACCATCCACTGATTGAGTTCGTCGGAGAGATCTCCGATGCTGAGAAAGACGACTTTCTCGGCAATGCGATGGCGCTGGTGTGTCCTTACGATTGGCCGGAACCTTTCGGGTTGGTGCTGATCGAAGCCTTGGCCTGCGGAACTCCGGTGTTGGCGTACCGACGGGGATCGATTCCTGAGATCATCAACCACGGCGTCACCGGTTTTATTTGCGAGACGGTGTCCGAAATGGTGGACGCGGTCGGACAGCTCTCCTTTATTGATCGACGGCGCTGTCGGGCGGCCTTTGACGATCGGTTTACCGCTGAGCGGATGGCACGCGATTATGTGGCCTTATATGAATGTCTTCTCGAGGACGGATCCGCGCAAGCCGCACACGCCTTCACTGCCGAACCGCATAAGATTCTAGGACGAGGCTGACATGTCTGACGTATGTACTACTCCTTCACAAGGGACTGGTTCCACTCCGAGCCGTGGT harbors:
- a CDS encoding glycosyltransferase family 4 protein, with product MRIAQVAPLWESVPPKLYGGTERIVSYITEELVAQGHDVTLFASGDSETTARLEAICPQALRLNTGIFNRDAPMMMLQERGLGAARGFDIIHSHLDFIGFPLARRNTIPVVTTLHGRQDLPELEPVFREFSEMPLVSISDAQRKPLPWANWAATIHHGLPRNLYAFHPQAQGYLAFLGRISPEKRPDHAIEIAKRAGLPLRIAAKVDPADQNYFEAEIEPLLNHPLIEFVGEISDAEKDDFLGNAMALVCPYDWPEPFGLVLIEALACGTPVLAYRRGSIPEIINHGVTGFICETVSEMVDAVGQLSFIDRRRCRAAFDDRFTAERMARDYVALYECLLEDGSAQAAHAFTAEPHKILGRG